Proteins encoded together in one Janthinobacterium tructae window:
- a CDS encoding histidine phosphatase family protein — protein sequence MEQKWPQHIWIVRHGQSAGNVARDAAEAEKQLLIAIAERDVDVSLSELGARQAQALGDWFATLPPEQQPTVVLYSPYVRAQQTAQAVLARIDADSLASVVADERLREKEFGILDRLTVHGIASKYPELYEQRQHVGKFYFRPPGGESWCDVILRLRSVLDTITREYRGERVLIVGHQVIVNCFRYLLERCDEQAILAIDKAADVPNCGITSYAFNPALGRHGKLQLDLCNFVAPLEAAGTPVTAQPDMPAAPKS from the coding sequence ATGGAACAGAAATGGCCGCAACACATCTGGATCGTGCGTCACGGCCAAAGCGCCGGCAACGTGGCGCGCGATGCCGCCGAAGCGGAAAAACAGTTACTGATCGCCATTGCCGAGCGCGATGTCGACGTCTCCCTCTCCGAGCTGGGCGCGCGCCAGGCGCAAGCCCTGGGCGACTGGTTCGCCACCCTCCCCCCTGAACAACAACCGACCGTCGTGCTGTACTCGCCCTACGTGCGGGCGCAGCAGACGGCGCAAGCCGTGCTGGCGCGCATCGATGCGGACAGCCTCGCCTCCGTGGTGGCCGACGAACGCCTGCGCGAAAAGGAATTCGGCATTCTCGACCGCCTGACCGTGCACGGCATTGCCAGCAAGTACCCGGAACTGTACGAGCAGCGCCAGCACGTCGGTAAATTTTATTTCCGTCCACCGGGCGGCGAAAGCTGGTGCGACGTCATCCTGCGCCTGCGCAGCGTGCTCGACACCATCACGCGCGAATACCGGGGCGAACGGGTGCTGATTGTCGGCCACCAGGTCATCGTCAACTGTTTCCGCTACCTGCTGGAACGCTGCGACGAGCAAGCCATCCTGGCCATCGACAAGGCTGCCGACGTGCCCAACTGCGGCATCACTTCGTACGCCTTCAATCCCGCCCTGGGCAGGCACGGCAAGCTGCAGCTGGACCTGTGCAACTTCGTCGCGCCGCTGGAAGCGGCCGGCACCCCTGTCACGGCCCAGCCCGACATGCCGGCCGCGCCCAAATCCTGA